A genomic segment from Segniliparus rotundus DSM 44985 encodes:
- a CDS encoding DUF7302 family protein has protein sequence MPRLRNRASGAVVNVDDRLASRLGPDWEPAGDGGADTTSRPRRRTRGAHASGDDNPS, from the coding sequence ATGCCGCGTCTTAGGAATCGGGCGAGCGGGGCGGTCGTCAACGTCGATGACCGTCTCGCCTCCCGGCTCGGCCCGGACTGGGAGCCAGCCGGCGACGGCGGGGCCGACACCACGTCGCGCCCTCGGCGCAGAACGCGAGGGGCGCATGCCAGCGGTGACGATAACCCCAGCTGA
- a CDS encoding phage tail protein, which produces MATNLSDVYVTIIPETRRVGEAIRAAFRDAEREAKLSSERMGRDLDRELGDVHVTVKVGADTKRARREVDELKTHGQRAGEAMGTATGLAFGKMFSAQLGLVKFASLGAAGGLALSGLGGSLASIVGVASRASGALALVPAAAMGAAASVSALKLGVSGLSDAFKAMEDPQKFANALQKLSPAAQESAKAVYALKPAFDSMKNTVQDSLFAGLAPQITQLGRTYLPVVQQGFAGVAGAANQAGKSVAAWAQTPEAVGQVNKLLGNTTAGMNILATAARPAVQAVLGLGAAGSDSLPRLSQAVADVSNRFAGFVKNASESGRITEWIDAGLTSLTQLGHAIGAVGSVFATVFKAGSAVGGGMLGTITQVADKFNDFLKSADGQAALSGFFTGISQAAAALAPILGTLAQIVGTTIVPALSNLGTAVAPALNGMLQGLGAGLNAIKPVFEQLSGPLSQIGQVIGDVLAKTLPILAPALVPLAQAFADLLSAIAPLIPPIAQLASMFVQAVAPALSVVFQALAPVIQQLMDALKPVLDQLGPVLAQVAQTLAGLLVQAIQELLPPLMPLVKSFADFLAAVLPLLPAVVKVAAVIAGALVKAMAATLPLAVSVVKAMVDFSTKIANFVVPWVSKLADGFGWLGDKVKSLIGWFSGVKDAAGEASGSVSSFASATPAPFAFPQTSGGVPGGGEPSALANRLRRSAGTPEGMDRAEAGRLGQSLAASATPDANGSLLADASRLLADYATGKGDQDAVARAAELIDQASKGGAYVPDSDPPPPAVPLPPVPAPLPVPAAPVLPAPSAGKGGKAPALAPITMADLDKYDTPGLETGAPVTVAPGSPARAEQSVPATMGVDVYTGMGQTGGGSGAQQGIDFAHSMTGTAYSQQVFGRIGIDCSGMVSATVNAAEGKDPFSSRMSTVNEGEWLKAHGAVEGMGGPGDLSIGWWNKGSSGGNNGHTALTLPNGENVESGGSHGVVAVGAGAAGAGDKQFDHHMHIPKELLGSVPTAAGYAPALSGASGDWRSRTADRAVQNAQDSVKDHQWRVDQAKRRMIEAKTQQQRDMAEHALIVAERELAKSHEKLRDAQDKRAETMAKARQKGQRGGSDGAEDFGHSLVSGALSGLGLDGSLLDNPLEWSGVKWLTSMVNGFTKPAQGQQGRYGSDGAALPGFGPPASDPAQLASLGAQGLSQGFGADSGSQPSPAQVDQSINLTGQFGNPNDTARAMRAEMDNRNRAFSMNAGRM; this is translated from the coding sequence GTGGCGACCAATCTCTCTGACGTCTATGTGACCATCATCCCGGAGACCCGCCGCGTCGGGGAAGCGATCCGGGCGGCGTTTCGGGACGCGGAGCGCGAGGCCAAGCTCTCCTCCGAGCGCATGGGCCGCGACTTGGACCGCGAACTCGGGGACGTGCATGTCACGGTGAAGGTCGGCGCGGACACAAAGCGCGCCAGGCGCGAGGTGGACGAGCTCAAGACGCACGGGCAGCGCGCCGGGGAGGCGATGGGCACCGCCACCGGGCTCGCGTTCGGGAAAATGTTCTCGGCGCAACTGGGCTTGGTGAAGTTCGCGTCCCTCGGCGCGGCAGGGGGCCTCGCTTTGTCGGGCCTCGGCGGCTCCCTCGCCTCTATCGTCGGGGTCGCCTCCCGCGCATCGGGGGCGTTGGCGCTGGTGCCCGCCGCCGCGATGGGCGCCGCGGCCTCGGTGTCGGCGCTCAAGCTGGGGGTGTCGGGGCTGTCGGACGCGTTCAAGGCGATGGAAGACCCGCAGAAGTTCGCGAACGCCTTGCAGAAGCTCTCCCCGGCCGCGCAAGAGTCCGCCAAGGCCGTGTACGCCCTCAAACCGGCGTTCGACAGCATGAAGAACACGGTGCAGGACTCGCTGTTCGCCGGTCTCGCCCCGCAAATCACCCAACTCGGGCGGACGTATCTGCCAGTGGTGCAGCAGGGGTTCGCGGGCGTGGCGGGGGCGGCGAACCAGGCGGGCAAGTCCGTGGCGGCGTGGGCGCAGACCCCTGAGGCGGTGGGGCAGGTCAACAAGCTTTTGGGCAACACCACGGCGGGCATGAACATCCTCGCGACCGCCGCGCGCCCAGCGGTTCAGGCGGTGCTGGGGCTCGGGGCCGCTGGCTCGGACTCCCTCCCGCGCCTCTCCCAGGCCGTCGCGGACGTGTCGAACAGGTTCGCGGGGTTCGTGAAAAACGCCTCGGAGTCGGGCCGGATCACCGAGTGGATCGACGCCGGGCTGACCTCGCTCACCCAATTGGGGCACGCCATCGGCGCGGTCGGCTCGGTGTTCGCCACCGTGTTCAAAGCGGGCTCGGCTGTGGGCGGCGGCATGCTCGGGACGATCACGCAGGTTGCCGACAAGTTCAACGACTTCCTCAAGAGCGCGGACGGGCAAGCAGCCCTGTCGGGGTTCTTCACCGGCATCAGCCAAGCCGCAGCGGCGCTCGCCCCGATCCTCGGCACGCTCGCGCAGATCGTCGGCACGACCATCGTCCCGGCCCTGTCGAATTTGGGCACCGCTGTGGCGCCCGCCCTGAACGGCATGCTGCAAGGCCTCGGGGCGGGGTTGAACGCGATCAAACCGGTGTTCGAGCAACTGTCGGGGCCGCTCTCGCAGATCGGGCAGGTCATCGGGGACGTGCTGGCGAAGACCCTCCCGATCCTCGCCCCGGCGCTGGTGCCGCTCGCGCAGGCGTTCGCGGACCTGCTCTCCGCTATCGCGCCGCTGATCCCGCCGATAGCGCAGCTCGCGTCCATGTTCGTCCAGGCCGTCGCGCCCGCGCTCTCTGTAGTCTTCCAAGCCCTCGCCCCGGTCATACAGCAGCTCATGGACGCGCTCAAGCCGGTCCTCGACCAGCTCGGCCCCGTCCTCGCGCAGGTGGCGCAGACGCTCGCGGGACTTTTGGTGCAGGCGATCCAGGAGCTTCTGCCGCCGCTGATGCCGTTGGTGAAGTCGTTCGCGGACTTCTTGGCGGCGGTCCTGCCGCTGCTGCCCGCCGTGGTGAAGGTCGCCGCCGTCATCGCGGGCGCGCTGGTCAAGGCGATGGCCGCGACCCTGCCGCTCGCGGTTTCGGTGGTCAAGGCGATGGTGGACTTCTCCACGAAGATCGCGAACTTCGTGGTGCCGTGGGTGAGCAAGCTCGCGGACGGCTTCGGGTGGCTCGGGGACAAGGTCAAATCCCTCATCGGCTGGTTCAGCGGCGTGAAGGACGCGGCGGGCGAGGCCTCGGGCTCGGTGAGCTCGTTCGCGTCCGCCACGCCCGCGCCTTTCGCGTTCCCGCAGACAAGCGGCGGGGTTCCGGGAGGCGGGGAGCCTTCCGCGCTCGCGAACCGCCTGCGCCGTTCGGCCGGAACGCCGGAGGGCATGGACCGCGCGGAGGCGGGGCGGTTGGGCCAGTCGCTCGCGGCATCGGCCACACCCGACGCCAACGGGTCGCTGCTGGCCGACGCTTCGCGCCTGCTGGCGGACTACGCGACAGGGAAGGGCGATCAGGACGCGGTGGCGCGGGCTGCGGAACTCATCGACCAGGCGTCCAAGGGCGGGGCGTATGTACCCGACTCGGACCCGCCGCCTCCTGCCGTCCCGCTGCCGCCTGTTCCGGCGCCGCTGCCGGTCCCTGCCGCCCCGGTCCTGCCTGCGCCGTCAGCGGGCAAGGGCGGCAAAGCGCCCGCGCTGGCGCCGATCACGATGGCGGATTTGGACAAGTACGACACGCCGGGGTTGGAGACCGGCGCCCCTGTGACCGTGGCGCCGGGTTCCCCGGCCCGCGCGGAACAGAGCGTGCCCGCGACGATGGGCGTGGACGTGTACACCGGCATGGGGCAGACCGGGGGCGGCTCGGGCGCTCAGCAGGGAATCGACTTCGCGCACTCCATGACCGGCACCGCGTACTCGCAGCAGGTGTTCGGGCGGATCGGCATCGACTGCTCGGGGATGGTGTCCGCGACGGTGAACGCCGCAGAAGGCAAAGACCCGTTCTCCTCGCGCATGTCCACCGTCAACGAGGGCGAATGGCTCAAGGCGCACGGCGCGGTGGAGGGGATGGGCGGTCCTGGGGATCTGAGCATCGGATGGTGGAACAAAGGCTCCTCTGGCGGCAACAACGGGCACACGGCGTTGACGCTCCCGAACGGGGAGAACGTGGAGTCCGGGGGCAGCCACGGCGTCGTTGCCGTGGGGGCGGGCGCGGCCGGTGCGGGCGACAAGCAGTTCGACCATCACATGCACATCCCGAAGGAGCTGTTGGGCTCCGTGCCCACCGCTGCGGGCTACGCGCCCGCGCTCTCGGGCGCTTCGGGGGATTGGCGCTCGCGCACCGCCGACCGCGCGGTGCAGAACGCGCAGGACTCGGTGAAAGACCACCAGTGGCGCGTGGACCAGGCCAAGCGGCGCATGATCGAGGCGAAGACGCAGCAGCAGCGCGACATGGCGGAGCACGCCCTGATCGTCGCGGAGCGCGAGCTGGCGAAGTCGCACGAGAAGCTGCGGGACGCGCAGGACAAGCGCGCGGAGACGATGGCGAAGGCGCGGCAGAAGGGGCAGCGGGGCGGTTCGGACGGCGCGGAGGACTTCGGGCACTCCCTGGTCTCGGGGGCGCTCTCCGGGCTCGGTTTGGACGGCTCGCTCTTGGACAACCCGTTGGAGTGGTCCGGGGTGAAGTGGCTCACGTCGATGGTGAACGGTTTCACCAAGCCCGCGCAGGGCCAGCAGGGCCGCTACGGCTCGGACGGGGCCGCTCTGCCCGGTTTCGGGCCCCCCGCGTCCGACCCCGCCCAACTCGCCTCGCTCGGCGCGCAGGGCCTCTCGCAAGGCTTCGGCGCCGATTCCGGCTCGCAGCCCTCCCCGGCCCAGGTGGACCAGTCGATCAACCTCACGGGCCAGTTCGGCAACCCGAACGACACGGCGCGGGCGATGCGCGCGGAGATGGACAACCGCAACCGGGCGTTCTCCATGAACGCGGGGAGGATGTGA